The following coding sequences lie in one Arachis hypogaea cultivar Tifrunner chromosome 9, arahy.Tifrunner.gnm2.J5K5, whole genome shotgun sequence genomic window:
- the LOC140175125 gene encoding zinc finger BED domain-containing protein DAYSLEEPER-like, which produces MLLLIAIVLNPMQKIEYVNYFLDYFFGEEKGGKLKSKLSKCIKLLYQQYQSFEEASEADTQDVQANNINTDLHGMGFFLQATGRRTNTRSELDRYLQEECEPYSHKFDILNWWKVNSTRFPILGNMSREVLAISVSMVALESAFSTGERVLDPYRSSLTPRVVEAIVCTGNWLKEDLFSALDDDGEVLQQVDQDIFSSNDGACSMAASIDNLDDN; this is translated from the exons ATGTTGTTATTGATTGCTATCGTACTTAATCCAATGCAAAAGATTGAGTATGTCAATTATTTCTTGGATTACTTCtttggagaagaaaaaggaggcAAATTGAAGTCAAAGTTGTCCAAGTGCATAAAGTTACTTTATCAGCAATACCAAAGTTTTGAGGAAGCAAGTGAAGCTGATACGCAAGATGTTCAAGCCAACAACATTAATACCGATCTTCATGGCATGGGCTTTTTTCTGCAAGCAACCGGTCGCAGAACAAATACAAGATCTGAACTTGATAGATATTTACAAGAAGAATGCGAGCCATACTCCCATAAGTTCGATATACTAAACTGGTGGAAGGTCAACTCAACCCGATTTCCAATTCTTGGAAATATGTCTCGTGAGGTATTGGCTATATCTGTTTCTATGGTAGCTTTAGAGTCTGCATTTAGTACTGGAGAAAGAGTCCTTGATCCATACCGCAGTTCCTTAACACCTAGAGTGGTAGAAGCCATAGTCTGCACAGGAAATTGGCTTAAGGAAGATCTTTTCTCTGCTttagatgatgatggtgaagttCTTCAACAAGTTGATCAAG ATATATTTTCCTCTAATGATGGTGCTTGTTCTATGGCAGCATCAATTGATAATCTTGACGATAACTAG